TGCACGGATCGCCTCTGGCGTCGGTGCGGCAATCCAGTCCGCCGAAATTTTCGCATGGCGCAGCATCGATTCCACGCGTTTGCGCCGGGGATAGGGCACGATAATGACCGCCGTGCCCTTCTTGCCCGCGCGGCCGGTGCGGCCGGAACGGTGCTGCAAAGTCTCCGCATCGCGTGGAATCTCGACATGGACAACAAGACTCAGGGTCGGCAGATCGATACCGCGTGCTGCCACGTCGGTGGCCACGCAGACCCGCGCCCGGCGATCGCGAAGCGCCTGCAGTGCATGATTGCGTTCGGATTGCGAATGTTCGCCCGACAGCGCAACGGCCGAAAAGCCGCGTTCCTGCAAGGTGGCATGCAGATGGCGGACATTATCGCGCGTGGCGCAGAACAGCATCGCGGTTTCCGCTTCGTGGAAACGCAGCAGGTTCACCACGGCATTCTCGATGTCAGAGGGCGATACGGTAACCGCCTGATAGCTGATATCGCCATGACCGCGGTCTTCGCCCAATGTGGTGATGCGCAGGGCATCACGCTGGTAACGCCGGGCAAGCGCTTCGATCGGACGCGGCATGGTTGCCGAAAACAGCAGGGTACGCCGTTCATCCGGCGCCGCATCGAGGATTTCCTCAAGATCTTCGCGGAAGCCCATGTCGAGCATTTCGTCCGCTTCGTCGAGGACCACAGCCTTGATGCCCGACAGGTCGAGCGCGCCGCGTTCTAGATGGTCACGCAACCGGCCCGGTGTGCCGACAACGATCGTCGCACCCGCATGCAGTGCCCGGCGTTCCTTCGAAGGGTCCATCCCGCCAACGCAGGTTGCGATTCGCGCCCCGGCCTTGCCGTAAAGCCAGCCCAGTTCACGGCTAACCTGCAATGCGAGTTCACGCGTGGGCGCGATCACCAGCGCCAGAGGGGCAATCGCATAAGGCAAGGCGCCGTCGTTAACGAGAAGATCGCCCGCCATCGCAAGACCGAAAGCGACAGTCTTGCCCGAGCCGGTTTGCGCCGAAACGATCAGGTCGCGACCGGCAGCTTCTGCGCCCAGAACAGCGGCTTGCACCGGTGTGGGTGCGGCATAACCGCGTTCGGCAAGAGCATCGCCCAGAAGCGGTGGTATATTGGAAAAGGTCATGAAACTCGCAATGCAATGGCCCTGCACATCATACGCAGAACACGAAAAAAGGGATCAGATCGATTGAGCGGCGGCCCAGCCGCTGGCCCAGGCCCATTGGAAATTGTATCCGCCCAGCCAGCCGGTCACGTCGACAGCTTCGCCGACCACATACAGACCCGGAACGCGTTTGGCTTCCATTGTTTTTGAAGAAAGTTCGGCGGTGCTGATTCCGCCGACTGTGACCTCCGCCTTGGCGAAGCCTTCACTGCCATTGGGAATGAAGCGCCAGTCCGCCAGCTGCCTTTCCAAATCGCGCAGACAGGCATCCGTCTGCCCCGCCAGAATCCCGTCCAAGCCCAGCTTGTCGGCCAGGGTATTGGCCAGACGATCGGGCAAGGCTTCTTTCAGCACGCTGCGCAACGTGGCGCGCGGAGATGCCGCCTTGGTTGCGACCAGCCAACCCGGCGCGCGATCGGGCAGGAAATCAATCCCGATGGCATCGCCTTTGCGCCAGTACGACGAGATTTGCAGGATCGCAGGCCCGGACAGTCCGCGGTGCGTGAACAGCGCCGCTTCACGAAAGCACGCCTTGCCCGCGCGGGCATTCACTTCGGTCGCCACGCCGGACAGATCGCGGAACAGCGCATCATCGCCGCTCAACGTCAGCGGCACGAGCGCCGGGCGCGGTTCGACCACTTTGAGACCGAACTGCCGTGCCAGATCATAGGCGAACCCGCTTGCCCCCATCTTCGGAATCGACGGGCCACCGGTCGCAATGACGAGCGCGGGCGCGGCAAAGGTGGTGCTGTCCGTCGTCACCCGGAACAGACCGTCCGCATGGCTGACGCTGGTGATCGTATGGCCGCAGGCCACATTCCCGCCGCCCTTTGTCACTTCGTCCAGCAACATATCCACGATCTGGCGCGCAGACCCGTCGCAGAACAACTGGCCCAGCGTTTTTTCATGCCAGGCAATCCCATAAGCGCCG
This genomic window from Caenibius tardaugens NBRC 16725 contains:
- a CDS encoding DEAD/DEAH box helicase, giving the protein MTFSNIPPLLGDALAERGYAAPTPVQAAVLGAEAAGRDLIVSAQTGSGKTVAFGLAMAGDLLVNDGALPYAIAPLALVIAPTRELALQVSRELGWLYGKAGARIATCVGGMDPSKERRALHAGATIVVGTPGRLRDHLERGALDLSGIKAVVLDEADEMLDMGFREDLEEILDAAPDERRTLLFSATMPRPIEALARRYQRDALRITTLGEDRGHGDISYQAVTVSPSDIENAVVNLLRFHEAETAMLFCATRDNVRHLHATLQERGFSAVALSGEHSQSERNHALQALRDRRARVCVATDVAARGIDLPTLSLVVHVEIPRDAETLQHRSGRTGRAGKKGTAVIIVPYPRRKRVESMLRHAKISADWIAAPTPEAIRAQDRERLLAALLEPVEFEDDDRELAETLLAQRSPQDIAAALVRAHRAAMPQPEELIENTPEARSASQKDRHRAGFEDVVWFRMNIGRRDNAEPRWVLPLICRRGHITRNEIGAIRIAATETYVQIPRAIAAKFADAVKRTAKEEREDDPVRIEESAEAPRDVARTNRKHDGKPNSGREFVRDERAPRGARPPRKGPPKGPYKGPPKGGKGKPGRKGPRPGQY
- a CDS encoding NAD(P)/FAD-dependent oxidoreductase, with the translated sequence MIETPDAIILGAGAAGLMCAAQAGQRGRRVLVIEGADRPGKKILISGGGRCNFTNLHVAPDRYLSANPHFAKSALSRYTPDDFLALVGAYGIAWHEKTLGQLFCDGSARQIVDMLLDEVTKGGGNVACGHTITSVSHADGLFRVTTDSTTFAAPALVIATGGPSIPKMGASGFAYDLARQFGLKVVEPRPALVPLTLSGDDALFRDLSGVATEVNARAGKACFREAALFTHRGLSGPAILQISSYWRKGDAIGIDFLPDRAPGWLVATKAASPRATLRSVLKEALPDRLANTLADKLGLDGILAGQTDACLRDLERQLADWRFIPNGSEGFAKAEVTVGGISTAELSSKTMEAKRVPGLYVVGEAVDVTGWLGGYNFQWAWASGWAAAQSI